The following coding sequences lie in one Kribbella sp. NBC_00709 genomic window:
- a CDS encoding MFS transporter yields MPVEHRRSVVALALIASFMVFVDSTIVNVTLAQLATHLNASRAELEWSLNAYTLSFAALMLGAGAIADTLGAKRAFLTGLVVFTASSAVCAMAGSMLMLNLARLVQGAGSALLLPSALVLATASATDEHTRHRLVSWWAAAGGAGMAAGPLIGGGLVALANWRAVFAVNVVIGIPAAIWALRSMPSVVRRARRLDLAGMGMATAFIGGLVFALIEAPTRGWLDPAVLGAAALTIAGLIAFVWVERSVRAPLLPPKLYADRGFAAAAAQGTLLNFAFYGVLFTMSLLLQQGRGLSPLVTGLLFLPLTGLISIANLCSAPLARRLGRPAVLAIGQAVLTLALLGLAWASTSTAVWPMVLALVPIGFSSGLLVPTMTAQSIAAVEPDLHGAASAAFNTSRQIGGAIGVATFGPLLGTAHNLSSGFVSCTIVAAAASIAGLCVSAVGAVGRRTPVPVPSAACDS; encoded by the coding sequence GTGCCCGTCGAACACCGCCGCTCCGTTGTTGCCCTTGCCTTGATCGCCTCGTTCATGGTGTTCGTCGACAGCACGATCGTGAATGTCACCCTGGCCCAGCTCGCCACCCATCTGAACGCGTCCCGGGCCGAGCTCGAGTGGTCGCTCAACGCCTACACGCTGTCGTTCGCCGCCTTGATGCTCGGCGCCGGCGCGATCGCGGACACGCTCGGCGCGAAGCGGGCGTTCCTGACCGGGCTCGTGGTGTTCACCGCGTCGTCCGCGGTTTGCGCGATGGCCGGCTCGATGCTGATGCTGAACCTCGCCCGGCTCGTACAGGGCGCGGGGTCGGCGCTGCTGCTGCCCAGCGCGCTCGTCCTCGCGACCGCATCCGCGACCGACGAGCACACCCGCCACCGCCTCGTCAGCTGGTGGGCCGCGGCCGGTGGCGCCGGCATGGCGGCCGGCCCGCTCATCGGCGGCGGCCTGGTCGCCCTCGCGAACTGGCGAGCCGTCTTCGCCGTCAACGTGGTGATCGGCATCCCGGCCGCGATCTGGGCCTTGCGTTCGATGCCGTCCGTCGTACGCCGGGCTCGACGGCTCGATCTGGCGGGGATGGGGATGGCAACCGCGTTCATCGGCGGGTTGGTGTTCGCGCTGATCGAGGCACCCACGCGCGGCTGGCTCGATCCCGCAGTACTCGGTGCGGCCGCGCTGACGATCGCCGGTCTGATCGCGTTCGTCTGGGTGGAGCGTTCCGTTCGCGCGCCCCTGCTACCGCCCAAGCTGTACGCCGATCGCGGTTTCGCGGCGGCCGCAGCGCAGGGCACGCTGCTGAATTTCGCCTTCTACGGCGTGCTGTTCACGATGAGCCTTCTGCTCCAGCAGGGCCGTGGCCTCAGCCCGCTGGTCACCGGCCTGCTGTTCCTGCCGCTGACCGGCCTGATCTCGATCGCGAACCTCTGCTCGGCGCCACTCGCCCGCCGCCTCGGCCGGCCCGCCGTCCTCGCGATCGGCCAGGCCGTGCTCACCCTCGCTCTCCTCGGCCTCGCCTGGGCCAGTACGTCGACCGCCGTCTGGCCGATGGTGCTCGCCCTCGTCCCGATCGGCTTCAGCTCCGGGCTGCTCGTCCCGACCATGACCGCACAGTCGATCGCCGCCGTCGAACCCGACCTGCACGGCGCCGCCTCGGCCGCGTTCAATACCTCCCGCCAGATCGGCGGTGCGATCGGGGTCGCCACGTTCGGCCCGCTGCTCGGTACGGCGCACAATCTCAGCAGCGGTTTCGTCAGCTGCACGATCGTGGCCGCCGCCGCGAGCATCGCCGGTCTGTGCGTCAGCGCGGTCGGCGCCGTCGGCCGACGTACTCCGGTCCCCGTACCCTCGGCCGCATGCGATTCCTGA
- a CDS encoding SDR family oxidoreductase yields the protein MDLHLGGKTAVVTGAGRGIGLAVTRALLDEGVKVVAGSRTVTGELESLPVESIAVDLGTADGPGRLVDEALARAGGFDILVNNVGSVRPRPDGFTSVTDDDWLATLNLDLMSAVRTTRAATPTLIERSGVIVTICSVNATFPDPLVIDYSAAKAACLSFFKSLSKELGPHGVRVNTVSPGPVATDLWLGKGGVAETVGGAVGAAPGDVAAEAAKGAVSGRFTRPEEVADVVVFLASDRAGNLTGADIVIDGGMTPTI from the coding sequence ATGGATCTGCATCTGGGTGGGAAGACGGCAGTCGTCACGGGCGCCGGTCGGGGGATCGGGCTGGCGGTGACGCGCGCTCTGCTCGACGAAGGTGTGAAGGTGGTCGCAGGATCCCGGACTGTCACTGGTGAGCTCGAGTCCCTGCCGGTCGAGTCGATCGCCGTCGATCTCGGTACGGCGGACGGTCCGGGCCGGCTCGTCGACGAGGCGCTGGCGAGGGCCGGCGGGTTCGACATCCTGGTGAACAACGTCGGCAGTGTGCGTCCGCGTCCGGACGGGTTCACCTCGGTCACCGACGACGACTGGCTCGCGACCCTCAACCTGGATCTGATGTCGGCCGTGCGGACGACACGTGCCGCGACGCCGACGCTGATCGAGCGATCCGGCGTGATCGTGACGATCTGTTCGGTCAACGCGACCTTTCCCGACCCGCTGGTGATCGACTACAGCGCCGCGAAGGCCGCGTGTCTCAGCTTCTTCAAGTCGCTGTCGAAGGAACTCGGACCGCACGGTGTCCGGGTCAACACCGTCAGCCCTGGTCCGGTGGCGACCGACCTCTGGTTGGGCAAGGGTGGCGTCGCCGAAACCGTCGGCGGTGCGGTCGGCGCCGCGCCGGGCGACGTGGCCGCCGAGGCCGCGAAGGGCGCCGTCAGCGGCCGCTTCACCCGGCCGGAGGAGGTCGCTGACGTGGTCGTCTTCCTGGCCAGCGACCGCGCCGGCAACCTCACCGGCGCCGACATCGTCATCGACGGGGGAATGACCCCGACGATCTGA
- a CDS encoding helix-turn-helix domain-containing protein translates to MRFLIRDGFACYQGPAAGGSRHRHAAFQIAIGADVAMVDDAAVQHRGPALVVPPMTWHRLLPSADLRTYFVDPQCAFADRLRGYGGITVVDALADLRDEDLGPAAAQASDGFDPRLVDAMELTLSEWQLSMPEHAARVGISPQRLRSVARETLGMPLSRWRIWTRLRRAAEGLAEGLAEGQSLADAAVTAGFADQAHLTRWMREMIGLTPTEVLPALRAAPSAPRSTR, encoded by the coding sequence ATGCGATTCCTGATCCGCGACGGGTTCGCCTGTTACCAGGGGCCCGCGGCCGGCGGCTCTAGGCACCGGCACGCCGCGTTCCAGATCGCGATCGGCGCGGACGTCGCGATGGTCGACGACGCCGCCGTACAGCATCGCGGCCCGGCCCTCGTCGTACCACCGATGACCTGGCACCGGCTGCTCCCGTCCGCCGACCTCCGCACCTACTTCGTCGACCCCCAATGCGCGTTCGCCGACCGCCTCCGCGGGTACGGCGGGATCACCGTGGTTGATGCGCTCGCCGACCTGCGCGATGAGGATCTCGGTCCGGCGGCGGCCCAGGCGTCGGACGGATTCGATCCACGGCTCGTCGACGCGATGGAACTGACTCTGTCCGAGTGGCAGCTGTCGATGCCCGAGCACGCCGCGCGGGTCGGGATCTCGCCGCAACGCCTGCGCTCGGTCGCCCGTGAGACCCTCGGGATGCCGCTCTCGCGGTGGCGGATCTGGACGCGGCTGCGCCGGGCCGCCGAGGGGCTCGCCGAGGGGCTCGCCGAGGGGCAGTCACTCGCCGACGCCGCCGTGACGGCCGGTTTCGCCGATCAGGCCCACCTGACCCGGTGGATGCGCGAGATGATCGGGCTCACGCCGACGGAGGTCCTCCCAGCGCTCCGCGCCGCGCCGTCAGCACCGAGATCGACCCGGTGA
- a CDS encoding GH116 family glycosyl hydrolase yields the protein MNVPPGCANRSCAGDCPRAHLSRRTFIALGAGAVGALAVPGQALAAPPRADTGLLFGRGKPTSYTGAALPRIGMPVGGGTTGQVYLAGDGRLWAWDIFNPSSFPLGGADFSGHNYAFPLSADQPGASQFGQGFALRTTTRGRTTTRTVDAAGFEDVRFTGSYPIGRVSYDDADSPVDVRLEAFSPFVPLATLDSTLPATIMSFTLRNTSKSTVRATLLGYAENPVCIDSRRRQPTTLQARAFGGGVQFGAIDDPGAEQGDILFEDWEKDTYDGWTVDGEAFGPGPVRQLDVPDLMKRFGDLNVSGTRFVTSYTAGNDAATGKLTSRDFTIERRYVAVGVSGGRHPGETCVNVVVDGNVVASATGDESEPLVAQMLDVGAYQGRIARIEIVDAHTGAWGHISCDAIVFTDRPDILFETWDRTTYDGWTVTGDAFGAGPVTAAETPDGFRRPFGLRTELNVSGRFVTSYNFRAAGDPDGYTGSLTSRDFVIERRFVTAWVGGGHHQGETCLNVVVDGEVVASTAGTDIEPLTAVSMDVGKYAGRQAHLQIVDNNTGGWGHVNVDRIIFSDRPIRRQPVAERPDGGTFALAALTPDAVTRPSIADWSTIGKLFDSGAAPADGDGPQAGTVAVNVTLAPGESRTIRFAYGWFFPNPERDLFAELVGASTFRRHYATRFTSARDVVEYLAKNVDRLERNTKTWVKTWYDDSSLPHWFLERTLATASTIATSTCYRWDDGRFYAWEGTYCCAGTCEHVWNYAQAIGRLFPELERDTRERVDLGIAFRPTGEIGNRGEAGDASTSFADGQTGTILRIYREHQMSKDTSFLRRVWPRVRTAVEFLVTHRDGADEDGIFRGSQWNTLDTEWFGEVPWISGLYVAALRAAAAMAGDVGDTANAQRYATIADRGAAYLSSQLWNDEYGYYMQKVDPAHPTAENSNRGLFIDQMYGQTYAAQLGLPRVFPQEQARTALTKLYKSNFRKDPGTYRPPGIGAGRVYTTDGESGVVMATWPHGGSDETRGLMYFNEVWTGQEYQFAAHLFSEGLTEEGLAVTRAMYDRYSATKRNPYNEIEASDHYARAMMGFGVYLAACGYEYHGPKGHLGFAPRIHPEDFRCAFTAAEGWGLYGQRRTPGNLTASVEVRYGRLALTTLSFETIKPARQVEVRLGRNRVPARVVATGNRATVTLTRSTTINPDHPLEIELHC from the coding sequence ATGAACGTGCCTCCCGGTTGTGCGAATCGTTCCTGCGCCGGTGATTGTCCCCGGGCGCACCTGAGCCGCCGTACCTTCATCGCGCTCGGAGCCGGCGCGGTCGGTGCACTGGCGGTTCCCGGTCAGGCTCTGGCCGCTCCGCCGCGGGCCGACACCGGTCTGCTGTTCGGCCGCGGCAAACCCACCTCGTACACCGGCGCCGCGCTGCCGAGGATCGGGATGCCGGTCGGCGGCGGTACGACGGGACAGGTGTACCTCGCCGGTGACGGGCGGCTCTGGGCCTGGGACATCTTCAATCCGTCCTCGTTCCCGCTCGGTGGTGCGGACTTCTCTGGACACAACTATGCATTCCCGCTCTCGGCCGATCAGCCCGGCGCATCGCAGTTCGGGCAGGGTTTCGCGCTGCGGACGACCACCCGCGGCCGGACGACGACCCGGACGGTCGACGCGGCCGGCTTCGAGGACGTCCGATTCACCGGTTCGTACCCGATCGGCCGAGTCTCGTACGACGACGCCGACAGCCCGGTCGACGTGCGGTTGGAGGCGTTCTCGCCGTTCGTCCCGCTGGCCACGCTGGACTCGACGCTACCGGCAACAATCATGTCCTTCACGCTGCGGAACACCTCGAAGTCCACGGTCCGCGCGACCCTCCTCGGGTACGCCGAGAACCCGGTCTGCATCGACAGTCGCCGCCGCCAGCCCACGACGCTCCAGGCGCGCGCCTTCGGGGGCGGCGTCCAGTTCGGGGCGATCGACGACCCGGGCGCCGAGCAGGGCGACATCCTCTTCGAGGACTGGGAGAAGGACACGTACGACGGCTGGACGGTCGACGGTGAAGCGTTCGGCCCCGGCCCGGTGCGGCAGCTCGACGTACCGGACCTGATGAAGCGGTTCGGGGATCTGAACGTGTCCGGGACCCGCTTCGTCACGTCGTACACCGCCGGCAACGACGCGGCCACCGGGAAGCTGACCAGCCGGGACTTCACCATCGAGCGGCGGTACGTCGCCGTCGGCGTGAGCGGCGGGCGGCACCCGGGGGAGACGTGCGTCAATGTTGTTGTCGACGGCAACGTTGTGGCGTCGGCGACCGGTGACGAGAGCGAACCGCTGGTCGCGCAGATGCTGGACGTCGGCGCGTACCAGGGCCGGATCGCGCGGATCGAGATCGTCGACGCGCACACCGGCGCCTGGGGGCACATCAGTTGCGATGCGATCGTGTTCACGGACCGGCCCGACATCCTGTTCGAGACCTGGGACAGGACGACGTACGACGGTTGGACGGTGACCGGGGATGCGTTCGGCGCCGGACCGGTGACCGCGGCCGAGACGCCGGACGGGTTCCGGCGGCCGTTCGGGTTGCGGACCGAGCTCAACGTGAGCGGGCGGTTCGTCACGTCGTACAACTTCCGCGCGGCCGGCGATCCCGACGGGTACACCGGTTCGCTGACCAGCCGCGACTTCGTCATCGAGCGCCGTTTCGTCACGGCCTGGGTCGGTGGCGGGCACCACCAGGGCGAGACGTGTTTGAACGTCGTGGTCGACGGCGAGGTGGTGGCGAGTACGGCGGGGACCGACATCGAGCCGCTGACCGCGGTGTCGATGGATGTCGGAAAGTACGCCGGACGACAGGCGCACCTTCAGATTGTCGACAACAACACCGGCGGCTGGGGCCACGTGAACGTGGACCGGATCATCTTCAGCGACCGCCCGATCCGCCGGCAGCCGGTGGCCGAGCGCCCGGACGGCGGCACGTTCGCGCTGGCCGCGCTGACTCCCGACGCGGTCACCCGGCCATCGATCGCGGACTGGTCGACAATCGGCAAACTCTTTGATTCAGGAGCAGCTCCGGCCGACGGCGACGGACCGCAGGCCGGGACCGTCGCCGTCAACGTCACGCTGGCGCCAGGGGAGTCACGGACGATCCGCTTCGCGTACGGCTGGTTCTTCCCGAATCCGGAGCGCGACCTGTTCGCGGAGCTCGTCGGAGCCTCGACGTTCCGCCGCCACTACGCCACGCGCTTCACCTCCGCGCGCGACGTCGTCGAGTACCTCGCGAAGAACGTCGACCGGCTCGAACGCAACACCAAGACCTGGGTGAAGACCTGGTACGACGACTCGTCGCTTCCGCACTGGTTCCTCGAGCGCACCCTCGCCACGGCGTCCACGATCGCGACGAGCACGTGCTACCGCTGGGACGACGGCCGCTTCTACGCCTGGGAGGGAACGTACTGCTGCGCCGGCACCTGCGAGCACGTCTGGAACTACGCGCAGGCGATCGGCCGGCTGTTCCCCGAACTGGAGCGAGACACCCGCGAGCGCGTCGATCTCGGGATCGCGTTCCGGCCGACCGGCGAGATCGGCAACCGCGGCGAGGCCGGTGACGCGTCGACCTCGTTCGCGGACGGGCAGACCGGGACGATCCTGCGGATCTACCGCGAGCACCAGATGAGCAAGGACACGTCGTTCCTCCGCCGCGTCTGGCCGCGAGTGCGGACGGCAGTCGAGTTCCTGGTCACGCACCGGGACGGAGCGGACGAGGACGGGATCTTCCGGGGCAGCCAGTGGAACACGCTCGACACCGAATGGTTCGGCGAGGTGCCGTGGATCAGCGGCCTGTACGTCGCTGCGCTGCGAGCAGCTGCCGCGATGGCGGGCGACGTCGGCGACACGGCCAATGCGCAGCGGTACGCGACGATCGCGGACCGCGGCGCGGCGTACCTCTCGTCGCAGCTGTGGAACGACGAGTACGGGTACTACATGCAGAAGGTCGACCCGGCGCATCCGACCGCCGAGAACAGCAACCGTGGACTGTTCATCGACCAGATGTACGGGCAGACGTACGCCGCTCAGCTCGGACTGCCTCGGGTGTTCCCGCAGGAGCAGGCGCGGACGGCGTTGACGAAGCTGTACAAGTCCAACTTCCGCAAGGACCCCGGCACGTACCGTCCACCGGGGATCGGGGCCGGCCGCGTGTACACGACCGACGGCGAGAGCGGCGTCGTCATGGCGACCTGGCCGCACGGCGGCTCGGACGAGACCCGCGGGCTGATGTACTTCAACGAGGTGTGGACCGGCCAGGAGTACCAGTTCGCCGCACACCTCTTCTCCGAAGGCCTGACCGAGGAGGGGCTCGCCGTCACCCGCGCCATGTACGACCGCTACTCGGCGACGAAACGCAACCCCTACAACGAGATCGAGGCCAGCGACCACTACGCCCGCGCCATGATGGGCTTCGGCGTCTACCTGGCGGCCTGCGGCTACGAGTACCACGGCCCGAAGGGACACCTCGGCTTCGCGCCACGCATCCACCCGGAGGACTTCCGCTGCGCCTTCACCGCCGCCGAAGGGTGGGGCCTGTACGGCCAGCGCCGTACCCCGGGCAACCTGACCGCGTCGGTCGAGGTCCGCTACGGCCGCCTCGCCCTGACGACCCTGTCCTTCGAGACCATCAAGCCGGCCCGCCAGGTCGAGGTCCGGCTCGGCCGCAACCGCGTCCCGGCGCGAGTAGTTGCCACCGGCAACCGAGCGACGGTCACGCTGACCCGATCCACGACGATCAACCCGGATCATCCACTGGAGATCGAGCTCCACTGCTGA
- a CDS encoding ABC transporter ATP-binding protein, giving the protein MTSLDVEAGVTESAAAPVIEARDLSRHFRVGRGFFSKQQLHAVDNVSFSIGRQEIVALAGESGSGKSTIARLLAGVYKPTGGEILYQGRAMSTFKSRKDQLAYRGDVPMVFQDPFSSLNPAFRVSHGVLRSLKLHRPELSRQQRQDEAAQVIEAVGLTPAGDIMDRYPYELSGGQRQRIGFAQALAHKPKLILADEPVSMLDVSIRIGLLNLMAELRSSAGVSFLYITHDIASARYVADRLMIMYAGHIVESGPAESVLSNPKHPYTDLLLGAVPDPRAPLSVGIEGDTGEPPKVIDPTPGCRFRWRCPLAIDRCHEETPVLRQLGENHEAACHVAEPDAGFAA; this is encoded by the coding sequence ATGACATCGCTGGATGTTGAAGCCGGGGTGACCGAATCGGCTGCGGCGCCGGTGATCGAGGCCAGGGACCTGAGCCGGCATTTCCGGGTCGGGCGAGGGTTCTTCTCGAAGCAGCAGCTGCATGCCGTCGACAACGTGAGCTTCTCGATCGGCCGGCAGGAGATCGTGGCGCTGGCCGGCGAGAGCGGCAGCGGGAAGAGCACGATCGCGCGGTTGCTCGCGGGCGTGTACAAGCCGACCGGCGGTGAGATCCTCTACCAGGGCCGGGCGATGTCGACGTTCAAGTCCCGCAAGGATCAGCTGGCCTACCGCGGCGATGTCCCGATGGTCTTCCAGGACCCGTTCAGCTCGTTGAATCCGGCGTTCCGGGTCTCACACGGCGTACTGCGGAGCTTGAAGTTGCACCGGCCGGAGCTCAGCCGGCAGCAGCGGCAGGACGAGGCCGCGCAGGTGATCGAGGCGGTCGGGCTGACTCCGGCCGGCGACATCATGGACCGGTACCCGTACGAGCTGAGTGGTGGCCAACGGCAACGAATCGGGTTCGCGCAGGCGCTCGCGCACAAGCCGAAGCTGATCCTGGCCGACGAGCCGGTGTCGATGCTGGACGTGTCGATCCGGATCGGCCTGCTGAACCTGATGGCCGAACTGCGCAGCTCGGCCGGGGTGTCGTTCCTCTACATCACCCACGACATCGCCAGCGCCCGGTACGTCGCCGACCGGCTGATGATCATGTACGCCGGTCACATCGTCGAGTCCGGTCCGGCCGAGTCGGTTCTGTCCAACCCGAAACACCCGTACACGGACCTGCTGCTCGGAGCGGTGCCGGATCCACGCGCACCGTTGAGCGTCGGCATCGAAGGCGACACCGGCGAACCGCCGAAGGTCATCGACCCGACGCCTGGGTGCCGCTTCCGCTGGCGGTGCCCGCTGGCCATCGACCGGTGCCACGAGGAGACACCGGTCCTCCGCCAACTCGGTGAGAACCACGAGGCAGCCTGTCACGTGGCCGAGCCCGACGCGGGGTTCGCCGCCTGA